Genomic segment of Mastomys coucha isolate ucsf_1 unplaced genomic scaffold, UCSF_Mcou_1 pScaffold5, whole genome shotgun sequence:
GTGTGACGGGTTCTCACCCTGGCCCCGTCTACGTCCTCTCAGCGCCTGCACTGCTGACAAATGCTGAGGTTTGGCTCAAACACTGAGTTTCATCAGTGGTTTGTGGCAACGACTTAGGTTTGATTGCAGTACATCTGTGAATTTCCTGGTTTGGgtacaattttaaaagtattggttTGTTAACCATTTAGTAGAGGGATATGTCGGTAGAGGCTACGAGGAAGTCATTACAGCTGATcctgaggagaggagaaagggattcACGTTACTCTACTGTGACAAAACCCACCCATACCCAGCCTTGGAGCACAAGCCCAGGCCTGAGACTCTCACAGAtatcttcttcagagactttagattcacaatagaaaagagaaaagctatGTGTTTCTAAAAAGCTATAGTGCAGTTtcaactgaaaataaagaattgtGCTTTTCCTCAATAATGACAATAAGGCAGAGAGAGCATGCCGAGCACTGTGCAAAGCTAATAGATGTTAGCAGAGGCACGCATTATCCCGGCACTGCGATAGGGAGCTCAGGGTTGGTATGAAATCTGAAACTGATGAACTTATTTCTAAGTTCAAGAGCAgcaaaaatgttttcagaatgtTTTTAAAGACCTAAAGGAGCAACACAAGCTTCGCTCTGAATCACATTGAGAATAAAATGTGCTCTGATACAAACAGGATAAAAGGtcagagaagagagcaaagggcCAGCGAAGGGAAAAGGGCCAGATCTCCACCTGACTCCATACTgggttaaaaaagaaatgaatgccaTCAACCGATAGCAACCCGATAGTAACGAGACACAAGAAGCTGAAATTGGCCTGGGAAATTGCAAACTCCCCCATGCTCTTTAGGGAAGATCCAAATAAAAACCCAGGAAAGGCTTTGCCAAAAATCTTAACTAAGTAACCAAGCCAAGGCTCAAGCCCATGTATTCTCATTCCCACCAAAGACCCTGGCTACGGGAGACCTGTCTGCCACACCCTTTCGGGAACTCAAGGCTAGGGTACACTGACAGCCAGGTGGGCCTTCTTGGGGACAAGGCAGGCCTGGGAAGCCTTAACTCAGCCCAGTCCTCTGGGTCACCCCAGAAGTTGAGAAATTCTACCCCAACCAAAAGGATGCACATTAGGCTAATGAATCAATGTCAAATGAAACAGGCTGTGGACCAGAGACCCAAGCCTACCTCCAAGCAGATCTCCAGCCTGAAAAGGAAGTAAAAGAGGAAAAACCCTGAACTGCAACAGTGACTTCCTAAGCtgtagggttttatttttaattaaaatgaaacaactgagattaaaaaaaatattctaaaattatgaAACAAACGTTAAACATGTAAACAGAGACTGTGGACTGGTGCTGCTTGGTGCACCCTCCCAGACTGACGGAGGCAAAGGTGCAGGTCAACATGTGGCCACTCGCTTTTAGTCAGGATGCAGGCTTCGCCAGACCCAGCCTAGACGTCCTTCCTATACATTTCTCTCAGATCACCAGGACCCATCTCTGTCCCTTTTAAATGATGCCTAAATTGAATTTTAACACTGATTAGCTCCAGGCCAAGGTCAGCATAGGTAGATTAAACCTCCTTCTGTCAGTGACTCCAAGCCCCTGTAGAAACAACTAAAACCAGAAAGACCCCAAcctcacacacaaaaggaaaaagaagctcCTACCTCACTCAACAGACAGCTGAGGCCTGCCCATCAGTGCTGACCGGACCCACGCAGTCTATGAACTATCAGAGAAGCCAACAGGGCTTTTCCCCTCGGCAGAGCCTGGTATTTCTGAGAAAACCCAAATGATTTCAAAATGCAGCCGTTATCACCAATCCACCAGCAGGGCGATAGCGTAAGAACAACTTTTCACATCTTAACCAAGATACATGATCTATAAACATGGTGGTTCCACTAAACACATGCTTACGCCTCTCATCCATGGCCACTCTTCACAGACACTGTGCCACATTTCCTTAGTTAGCTGTCTGAGGAAACCCTTCCCCACTCCACCTTGACATTATTCCCACAGACTCCCTCCTTCACCCCAAGGGACGTACAGCTGCCCAGAGAAGGAGGTTATCATGAGGGCCTCTTTGCAATGTCACCTCTGTAATGACCTGTGGCCCAAGACAAACTTTATCTGGCAATCCACTTTGGAGGGGGAATATGCCTAATAAAAGCTACACCCCTTGCCTATTTCTTTCCACCACCACCATTCTGTATCACCATGACGACTTCGTGCACGTTCAGGAACACACTGAAACTGAACCGAGAAGACCAATATCCAGAGGAGCAGAGGGCTAACAGCTCGGGATCTTCCAGCAAGCTCCACAGTGTCCTAGACGCTCAGAAGAGTTGGTAAACTCCTGTAATAATTTTGGCTTTTTGTAGGCCGTTCAGCCTTGGTCAGAGCTACTCAACTTTGACACTGCAGCAGAAAAGCAGCTAGGACAGTAAACAACTGTGTTTACAAAAACAGGTAGCTGGCCGTCGGGCAGACTTTCGAAGCTGATTGGCAGATGGACTTACATAGCTACAACAGCCCCCGGAGAGGCGGAAGGACCAGAGGCAGGAAAACAGAGTGTCTCGACAGAGATGGGCTTACAGCAGCCCCCAGATAGGAAGAAGGGCCAGAAGGACTGGTTTGCCGGGAGGGGAGGGACTCACCTTGACAATCATAGCGGCAACCGCAACCAAGCACACGAGCAGCAGCATCCCCAGCCTGCCTTTGTTGAACTGCTTCAGCAGGAAGAACTTTGCCCAGCTGACCTTGGACTCGCTGTTGGGTGGGTACCTGAGCTTGTTAACACTTTCTCCCTTTAACCCTTTTAACAAGCAGGGGCGCTGATGAGAAAAGGTATCAAAACTGTATTTCCCATGATAAGCCCCCATTCCACTGGCACCTGAAAtaaatggaagagaagaaatgaatttcACTACAGGGGCCTGCCActccaacccagacagactgagAAAGCCTGTGCTCTCTGCCAGAGGGGAAGACACTCAACTTCTTGGCCTTTCTTCCCAGAAATCATTTCCCAACTTGGCTCCAAGTACACCCATCCGCCCTCTCAGGCAGGATGCAGGGCCAGGATCTGCATCCCTTCCAGGGTTGTGCTGTCCTTTTATAAAACCAGAAGTGTGCTAAGAACACCCGAAAGGGGTGTTCTCTGGGGACTCCCACCACAGCCCTGCAGTGGTCTATACCTCCAACCAGAGCCAGCTGATCTGCCTAAGGTCACATGGCTGCTAAAGGAGGAAGCTAAAATGTGAGCCCAGGTTAGTCTGATGATGAATGCTGTCCATGTGTTTTCCCATCAGTCCTTgtgatcttatttatttatccatggCTCCTCTCACTTGTTTTGTCTAAATCCTTGAAGAACAACTGAAAATGGGGTAACAAGGTTATGCATCTAGGTAAGAATCAAAACCTCAGTTAAccacacatgttggagaggatgtggagaaagaggaacacttctccattgctagtaggattgcaaactggtacaaccactctggaaatcaatctgaaggttcctcagaaaattagacccagctataccactcttgggaatatacccaaaagatgccctaccatgtcacaggggcacatgttccactatgttcatagtagccttatttgtggtagccagaagctggaaacaatccagatgtcccacgacagaagaatggatacagaaaatgtggttcatttacacaatggaatactactcagccattaagaatgaggacatcctgagttttgcaggcaaatggatggaactagaaaatatcatcctgaatgaggtaactcagatccaaaaaggatgtgcatggtatgtgttcACTTACCTCACTTATATACTCATGGTAtgtaagtgggtattagccaaaaaaaaaagacagattagccaagatacagtccatagaaatcaaaaaggtcaacaagctgaagtgcccaagtaaggacacctcagtcctacttgggagggagaagaaagcaatcacaagtggggaaggagggagatacctgggagggaaagtagatgggTGGAAGAAGGGATAGAAgggaacttgatctggtattgggtaagggaaaaggactgaagccctgagggccagcaggaagaatgggaacaggcaatctcaggaaataggaagtgggagggggaccctccagaatgcaccagagacctgggagataagagactctcaggaatcaaagggagggaccttagatgaaatgtccgatagtagggagagggagcttagagagcccacttccagcaggaagacagagcatcaagtgagggatggggttgccattccacagtcatatctctgacccataattgttcctgtctgaaagaattacagggatggaaatggagaggagcctgaggaaaagaaggtccagtgacaggcccaaagtgggatccagcacaaggggaggtcccaaagcctgacactattactgaggctatggagtgctcacaaaaagggacctagcatgactgccctctgaaagacctaacaagcagctgagtcagatgcagatatttgcacccaagcaatggacagaagctgctaacccctgtggttgaattagggaaggctgaaagaagctgaggagaatggtgaccctgtaggaggaccagcagtctcaattaatctggacccctgagatctctcacacACTGGAACAGACAGTGTTTGACACTCTCAaacaccaaacagacagcatacagcagctgatgtgaggcccccaacacacatacagtagaggacttctgggtctgtgttcattcagagatgatgcacctaaccctcgagagactggaggctccagggagtttagaggtcaggtggggtgtggagtgggggcatccacgtggagacaggaggggtggggaggaggcgtGGGATATAaagcagtcagagggtagattgggggggcggggaatggaatatggagtgtaaaaaataaattaatttaaaaattaaaaaaaaaaaagaagcagcaagGAAAAACTTCTGTCTTCCTGGAAGCCACACTTGCATAATCCCTAATGCACACAACAGACTGCAGGTGAAACTGTCCTACAATGATGGAAGGCAGGCTGACTGGAAGCAAGGGACAGCTGGCTGGGGCCAGGCCACAGCTCAGTCAGCAGTGATTTGAGGGAAAGGGTCATTCAGAAAGCAAGACTGATTCATTAGAGAGACAATGAAACCTGAGAGGAAACCTGAGGCTACTGAGGGAGAAGAGGGGCCAGCTAAAGGCATGACCATGGTAGGAAGGACCCAGAGGAAAGGACCAGGCTGCATCCACACTGCTTCCCCAACGACAAAATGCCTCTTGCCCATCCGCTAGAGAACAGGGCACTCTCACGCCTCAAATCAAGCAGCACACAAGGAAAGGCTACCCTTCCCCATGGAGGCTTGGAGGGGTTAGTGCATGTGGCACTGACTACCCACCTCAACATCACCTTGAGGTAGAACACAAAGGGCTCTCAGGAAATACTGTTTCTGGCATTCTAAACCTTTCTCTCACTGTACCTCGCTTAGATACAGGTATCTTACCAACTGATCTGAAACCTGATTCTTGGCCCTTAAGCTGCGTAAATCTGGTAGCATAGTAAGTAATGAAAGTAACTAGGCAAAGAAAGTCCACCACAGATGTGGTCAGTGACAATGAGGACTGAGAGTGACGGGACAGACGGTACTGGGCAGGCCATTGGGAAATGACCCCAAGCCGGGTGGCTGGAGGACACGGTCACAGGGACATGTACAAGAAATCCAGGAAGCAGGCTCCTGGTACATTTCTATTTAGAGAAGGTCACTACAGTGATTTGGGGGGCCATTCTCTTAAGCTCCTATGtctgaatgtttggtccccattAGTCTAACTGTTTGGgtaggattaggaggtatggccttgttggaatgggtgtggtcTTTTTGGAGGTACACCACTGGGCCAGGTCGAGTCTGAGCCTGTGTCTTTGCCTGCAACTTGCAGATCAGATATGAGTGCTTCACAACTGCCACAGCTCTACACCTGTCTACCTGCCTCCATGACCCCTAGCAGGATGATGGagtaaccctctgaaactgtaagcaagccctcgattaaatgctttctcttaaaCTGTCTTGTTCACAGTGTCTCATGACAGCGACAGAATAATAACGAAGACAGTCATACTTACCCACCCCTCCAAAGGGCAGAGAATTAACAGTGAAGTGCATGATGACATCATTGCCTGTGACTCCACCACTGGATGTCTCATCAATCACCCGTTTGATGAGCTAAAGAACAGACCAAAGGCACCCAGGTCAGACCTAAGGTCCCACCTATCACCCCCGTGTCCTGGTGGGCACTCACTGTGGGCCCTAAGGACATGCATCCTGGCTTTGTGTGTCCGTGCAAGTTCTTAAATTTGGGGAGACACAAAATCTATGtcaaaaattactaaaaatattgtataaaattatctttgtgttATGAATACATCGTCTCACAAAACATAGAAGGGATCTGTGCTGAAACTTAGGTCCTATCACCAAGATAGCTCATAATTTATAAGGAAATATTCTAAAATCTGAAAAAATTCTACAATCAAGCTGGGTGGTCCATATGTGTatctcagcatttgagaagctgaagcaggagaaacatggatttaaggccagcctaggatacacagTGCTTTAAAGACTCTGAAATCTTAAACCCTTTTGGCCCCCAGCACACCAGTCTGTAGATGAAGAAGAGTGGCTCTGAACCTCAGTTTACCTGATCACCATCTAGATCTATAGTCTAAGCACTACCAACAATGGACGGCTTAGAAATGACTACTTCTCTCAAGTTGGAGCTGACCTACTGAATAGCTTTCACAGTACCGTGGGATGCTAACAGGCTGCTGGAGGGAGtcgagggggtggggaggggggaatcTTACCCAGCCATGACTGAACCCTGTGAACTGCAATAATGACCAGTATGGCAAGCTACGCCTGTGGGCAGGAATGGCAGGAATGTTATGGGGTTAACACCACAGGAGGAAACGTGCCTGGCACTACCAGTGAACAGTCCAGGGCTGGGGTAGGGTGCTTAGGGTCCCTAAGGATGAACCTACTCTGCTAAGTAGACTTCTTGCTAAACTACCCCCTAAATTTGCATTTCTACACCCACTGATTGGTACGCTTCTCAGACCTCACCAGAGAGGTTTCTTTGTACAGTGGAGAGCAGTTACCACAGAAACTCTCAACTGGCCAAAGTGAAGAGTAAGTGTCTGTAGGGTGCGCAGACTCGAGTGGGACATCTAGATCACACTCCTCCCCTtgggggtggaaggagagagtgcagggactgtaagagccagagggtggggaggagcaaATCAGTCTTTCAGAAAAGACCACTGCGCTCCTGAGTGCACACAGTTGTGGGTGACCATGTAACATTAAGCCAGTCAACACTGCAGCAGGAGCGGGAGAGGAGATAGTGACAGTTAGATGGCTTCTGGGAGCAGGAGGGTCTGTTTCATTACAGGTATGCCTCCTAGAATctcaaccatgctccagtggcTGACCCCACACCATGAGTAAGTGGGTAAATTAGAGTGGAGAACTAGGGGGTGGATgtgtcaaaatacattgtatgtatacatgaagtCAAAGGGTAAATAAAAACAGTACATTAAAGTTATTATATCTCAATCTCTGATCTAAATTAAACCACACAATTAATAGGTATGAAGGGCAAAAAGATTTTAGAGTTATCTTATTTTTGAAGAAATACATAGTTAGTTGACCTAAGATCAAAAAAGCTacaagccaagtgtggtggcgcttgcctttaatcccagcactcaggagtcagaggcaggtggatctctgtgagttcaaggctagtctggtctatgaATTGAATCCACGACAGGCTctgtcacacagagaaatcctgtctcaaaaaaaacaaaacaaaacaaaataaaacagcctCAATGATACTGAACTAACAAATGTCATTCCACTTAGGTACTAATAAGCCTTGAGAATTCATGGTGGATTTCAAATGTGATTTCCCAGTGATCACACGGGAAGAACTCTCCACTCAGCTGTATGCTGCTAGCAGACTTTACTGAACCGTGCACACTTATCTCATTTCAAGTATGTGTCGCCATGAGAATTCCCTAGCACTGCAAGCTCCCGAAGCCACCGTGTCACTTACAATACCTCACCATCAGAAACTGCACATGGCCCCTGGCCAAGGAACTCCTCACACCCACAGGTCCCTTCTTCCCAACTCCTCACACCAACAAGTCCCTTCTCCCCCATTCACATTTTCCATTTCTCCAGGAGGATCCTGGACCTACATGTCCACATGGAAGCCATCATCTGCTAAGAGCAGCCAGTCACCTACTGACAGGAATGGCAGACCACACAGGAAGAGGCAGAGCTACTCGTCCAAGGGGTGATACAGGGCTGTTATCCTTTGGGAACCTGAAACCCAAGTTCTCTCATCCATTTTTATGATGGTGCCAAAGGCTTCTGCCTTCTCAGCCCCATCTGAGTGGCTAGTAATGCCCTCTGAGCCACAGGGGCAGGCTCTATGGATCCGTATCACAAAATGCACCACATGCTGCTGCACGTAAGTTTTCTAGTTACCCTGGAGGTGTTTGTTATTTAAAAGCCCACTCACCCCTGTGGACTCCACTCTAACCCTAGGGATAAGGATACAGTGATAACCCGGGGCTCCAATATCTAAGATGGCAACTTTGATAGGCAAATAAACCATCTATGTTTTATAGCAATGAAGAGGTCTGAGTCTTGGGAGTGGCTTATTCTCTGTAAAGCATACCTTATTGTTATGAGAAAATATGTAGAGTGCCAGGGGCTTTTCACGGTCATTTATGAAATTTATGGCTTCATCTACATTTTTCACAGACACTATTGGAAGAATAGGTCCAAAAATTTCTTCTTGCATCACCTTGGAGTTAGGATCAACATCAGTAAGTATGGTTGgggctaaaacaaacaaacaaacaaatgatacaAATGGTCAAGCTgaagacaaagaaagcaaaattctcaCTTCCTCTTTATTCCACTGGGTCAACCACCCACTGGGCACCCAGTGCACAAAGCCTATTGGTGCATGCTCCCATACAGTGCGTCCTCCCAAGCGTACCAGGCCTAGCTTTGAGTGACAGAGGCTGTGACTCTTCCcttctgctttccaaatccacTGTGGCGCTCGGGGAGGAGTCTCACTTTAGACTACGCTAATCTCCACAATGTCCTTTCTTTTGTCTCTGGTGGAGGCAAATGGGTCACACTGCGAcccagaagatgggaagaagagCGGGATGGAAGaattctggtttggttttttttttttttccgagacagggtttctctgtgtagccctggctgtcctggaactcactctgtagaccaggctgaccttgaactcagaaatctgcctgcctctgtctcccaagtgctgggattaaaggcgtgcgccactaccgcctggcaaGAATTCTGTTTTTTAATGGTATTAACAACCATGGAACCATTCAACAACTCAGGAGAATCTCTATGAATTTCCTTATTATTTGTATccttctaagatttttttttaacagctgataAGAAAGATAAGTAAGTTAATTTGAGGTCAGCTTCCTTGTCCACCACATGTGCTTGTATTTCTTCCATCATCTTGTGTGCTGGTTTtagaaattgtatttaaaaatccAGTAAGAGCCGATGGATGGCatggctcagcgagtaaaggTACTCATCAGCACTGAGCCGACGCACTTGATTTAAATCCCTAAAGC
This window contains:
- the Aldh3a2 gene encoding aldehyde dehydrogenase family 3 member A2 isoform X3; its protein translation is MEAAAKHLTPVTLELGGKSPCYIDRDCDLDIACRRIAWGKYMNCGQTCIAPDYILCEASLQDQIVQKVKDTVKDFYGENIKASPDYERIINLRHFKRIKSLLEGQKIAFGGETDEATRYIAPTILTDVDPNSKVMQEEIFGPILPIVSVKNVDEAINFINDREKPLALYIFSHNNKLIKRVIDETSSGGVTGNDVIMHFTVNSLPFGGVGASGMGAYHGKYSFDTFSHQRPCLLKGLKGESVNKLRYPPNSESKVSWAKFFLLKQFNKGRLGMLLLVCLVAVAAMIVKKYQALPRGKALLASLIVHRLRGSGQH